The genomic window gtgaaatcatttaaatttgctAGGGCTAATTTTCATGGATTGAGagatttttgcttatttgtgcAGATGTATCCTAAAATGAGATgtgtcggttttcagtttctCTCAAAAGTGGGATTGCCTTAGTTTTATGGCCTTGGTACAGTTTACCTTCACAATTTACATAGACACCTGGTTTTTACCTGGCACAGTTTGCCTATATAGACACCTGGTTTTTACCTGGCACAGTTTACCTTTATAGACACCTGGTTTTTACCTGGCACAGTTTACCTATATAGACACCTGGTTTTTACCTGGCACAGTTTGCCTATATAAACACCTGGTTTTTACCTGGCACAGTTTGCCTATATAGACACCTGGTTTTTACCTGGCACAGACACCTGGTTTTTACCTGGCACATAGACACCTGGTTTTTACCTGGCACAGTTTACCTATATAGACACCTGGTTTTTACCCGGCACACTTTACCTATATAGACACCTGGTTTTTACCTGGCACAGTTTTCCTATATAGACACCTGGTTTTTACCTGGTACAGTTTACCTAAATAGACACCTGGTTTTTACCTGGCACAGTTTACCTATATAGACACCTGGTTTTTACCTGGCACAGTTTACCTATATAGACACCTGGTTTTTACCCGGCACACTTTACCTATATAGACACCTGGTTTTTACCTGGCACAGTTTACCTACATAGACACCTGGTTTTTACCTGCGTCAACAAGGTGAGCATACTGCTGTGGTGCATGAGCAAGGAGGTGGTAGGAGTTCTGAAATCCCAGCATCCTCTGCAGTGGAATGGACAGGAAGGACACAAATATAGGAGACAGTTTTCTGAAACAGATACACGTATTGTAAGTTGTAACAATCCTCCACTGTGCACCCTGACTGTAAGCAAGCTTTGTAGCAATcacataactacatgtacatgtattgttttcatCCTATATACAATGCCTCACCTTGAGTTATAATTCTAAATTTGTCTTCAGTACTATCTGAAAATCTTTCAAGGCAATTTACTGTCACGTGTTATCTTAAGtgaatattacaattatttagATATCTTTTATGCTCTTTTTAAGACAGTATTTAACTTAATACTGTCTTAAAAAGAGCATAAAAGATATCAAAAGACAATAGGCCCAACCTCTTGCGTTTCCTTGTCTCCCACACAGTCCCTCGTATAGACGGGTCGGCCCCGGTCTTCAGTAATTTCTGACATGCCTTGACGTCTCCCCGTAGAACACAATGGAACAGGGCTGTCTGCCCGCGATTGTTACTGATGTTAACctacaatataaataaattgtcatacacatacatgtaaatagatcATAAGATCCTCAATATACTGTTCAacacatgtagaataaaaaacaCTACAACATGTACTAAATTTATGTATAtgatatcaatatatcattaacttctcaagaaataaaatatttacacaggCAACTTGTGTTgtaattcaataattttacaCTAGCAACCTGTATCAAGATACTGTAAAAGCACATATATTTCGTTGGgttaaaatttcgttgtttttaaaccaaatacaaTTCTGTTGGCATTTATTTTCGTCATATCATGATCCtaagaatatattttaattaaactctgtatttattaataattggGTTTAAAATTCGtaatggatttaatttcgttgattatATAAAACTGCAAACgaaaatagtgaaattaaatcctcaatgaatatttctgcttctacagtaaaTTGATTTTACACTAGTTCATGCTATGATACAAAAATCTTAATATATAGAGCTGATCTTACTACAATATCTATTTATCTTTTCTACAGTacctgtatatttttttgtgaCAGCATGTAGTCCATGAACGGATGTTGTACACACAAAGTGGCACTAGTGTCCTCGTAAGTATCGTCACTGGTTGTGGACCAGTCCTCAAAGAAATCATAATCATCAGTTACCGCCACATCACACATCGCCAGTAGGGGGGAATTCCCGCGACAGTCCTGGGCGTTTATATTGGCCCCATTATCACAGAGTAGCTGGAACAAATGAGTATCGACAGATGTGGTAGCAGTTCGATGGAGCGGcgtcattttcatttcatcacaGATGTTAATGTCCCCACCGTGACCTACATAAAAGTTCATATTATTTACTGAGTAAGTTGTATTGTACCTAACTAAATGTAGCTGTACCCCCCGGTCTAAATCATTTTGAATGgatgacctgggagctacagttttGTAGgtgttaaaaagttgcaatttaatGCACCCAAAAActtgaattaatttttgactaattaatcatatttccaaagacattttgtacaaatatttccTTCCAAAAAATCCTGGGATATTCACTACAGATATTGTTACTTTACTTTACTACAGATATTgttactttacttgcctcttgtattttttttaacatcaacACCAGCCCTACAAAGTGAAGTGGTGTTTtgcttacatgtaaaaattggtGACTCTCAATCCTTACAGAATTTTACACATCTCATTTTTTGTGGTCGGTTTGTGTTTATAAGAGAGAGTCTGGGACAAGTAAAGTCATGACATAATGATATTTAGTACATATATTTAGTACATATATTTAGTACATATATTTAGTACATATATTGTCTGAAGAATTAAATGGGGCTTAATATTTCCACAGAATTTGTGTGGGAAGAAGTCAAAAGCTAACAGTTTTTGACTGTCAAGTCATCCATTTTTCAGACCAGAAGCTACCTACAGCTATGTATCTACATGAATATCAATGGTGCTGAATCAGTCtactgatttatttatttactaataTTACTGTACAGtacaattcatatattttagtaACCtataataatttacatgtagtataacCAGAATTCAGATTTtgaggatgatgatgatgattacaTTGTGCATACTTCATTAACAAAGACGAAGATGATATCAAATGATTATTAGAAAATAGTAGAAAACATCaaattgatgatgatgatgatgatgatgatgatgatgatgatgatgatgatgatgatgatgatgatgatgatgatgatgatgatgatgatgatgtttcGATTACTCACCTATGATGATGAAAATGAGGTCCTCCACATGTTCTGTAACCTCTTCAGGCGTTGTGAGGTATTGCTTGTTTAGGCCAATAACAACATCATTCTGAAGATCCCATTGGCTGTGGTGTGCACTCCTACAAATGGTGTCAATAATAATTATGTCAAGTTTCTGAATGAACATGCAGTGAAAGTTCAAGTATCAAAGTTTAACCTTCCTTGCTTATTTCAAGAAATTTAACACAGATTTATTAGCATCTCAAAGTAATTAGTACTGGAGTTTTACCTTCCTTTTTAAGTCAGAATTagcatttcaaagaaattattaTGTAGCACTGCATCaacataaattataaacatgtatgtgttaatatcaaataaattttgaatggtGTTTATTTCCATGCAGGAAAAGCCTCTACTTATTTAAACAAGGATTTTTAAGAAACTTGGTGAAGCTTACAAGGGCTTTAATTGTCATAATTTGAGCTGAATTATCTTAagatttccaaaaattttaattctctttttaaatgtcaataaaattaACTTTCAATTGATAGTTGTAATACTTGCCAAAAATTTGTATGTCAGTGGTTAAGATATAATCGAGATACAGAGctctttttaaacaataaaatggatCCAAAAGTTATTTTCAGCTCAATGTATCCATGAGGCatatgttatatattatattatagaaGATGAAGTTAACCTCCGCCATACTGACCAGACCTCCTTGCTGTGAGGGTGGACAAGTTTCGTCAAGTCGTTGTAGAAATCGGTCAGCAGTTCTAGGGGGCTCTTCCCGGGGCCCTCGTACTCTGACCCAAATGTCTGCAAACCAAAGTCAGTGGTCTAATATAACATGTATTAAGCTTATTCACAaagaaatcatgaaaattcattgTACCTCTTTCTTTCCATTGGGAAAATCAACGCAACAGAAAAATAGGCAGTGTGTACAGCACAATTGTGGAACAGAACAAAACATTGTACAAGTGTACCAATTACCATGGGTACTCTGTAGTTGACGTTTGCTCCATTCTCCACGAGCAGCCTGGCTAAAAATAGGTTTCTAGGCCTCACAGTTTGCTGTTCCTCGTCTACACCACAGAGACATATAAACAGAGGGGTTCTCTGGTAACAGCC from Magallana gigas chromosome 9, xbMagGiga1.1, whole genome shotgun sequence includes these protein-coding regions:
- the LOC105329982 gene encoding uncharacterized protein; amino-acid sequence: MAGGVFHVEFGINDTVLTRALENKQYSVAETIIRENTNPSYLDEGCYQRTPLFICLCGVDEEQQTVRPRNLFLARLLVENGANVNYRVPMTFGSEYEGPGKSPLELLTDFYNDLTKLVHPHSKEVWSAHHSQWDLQNDVVIGLNKQYLTTPEEVTEHVEDLIFIIIGHGGDINICDEMKMTPLHRTATTSVDTHLFQLLCDNGANINAQDCRGNSPLLAMCDVAVTDDYDFFEDWSTTSDDTYEDTSATLCVQHPFMDYMLSQKNIQVNISNNRGQTALFHCVLRGDVKACQKLLKTGADPSIRGTVWETRKRKRKLSPIFVSFLSIPLQRMLGFQNSYHLLAHAPQQYAHLVDAGYFNTKEITEEVRELLDNEFPEFHHLKVVSHKLVRMMGGRSTAGLRQLATRTIFKQVFLQSTNSLGKLLPSTSLKFCLKNADLRQMDVYDEYINLVLNRTVLQALVVRLGLPSDSMVNFEVELLLHQMASRFSGFKILPPENLYSGESGESSVTEDSDLSTSQDEGDSDLEYW